In Scleropages formosus chromosome 10, fSclFor1.1, whole genome shotgun sequence, a single genomic region encodes these proteins:
- the LOC114911696 gene encoding olfactory receptor 52K2-like — protein sequence MENTSVVTSFILTAYKEMEDLKYFYFTVFFLLYLLTLCLNILIIGVIYSEKSLHEPMYIFVCNLAVNEMYGSTSLIPSILGRLISSSQEISLGLCLAQIYCLHTYGIVEFSVLAIMSYDRYIAICHPLHYRIMMSSEKISFLIAFSWIYPFSAFGMCFILTAKLTFCSRYIPKVYCMNFALVKLSCFDTSVHNIIGLITTVLFVLPPLLMVLFSYAQILRICLLVSKESRIKALRTCTPHLLAVLNYSIGVLFEIIQNRFNMSYLPSTSRMFMSVYFLVFPPLLNPAIYGLSVQSVAQDNVTGVKKSQLDGG from the exons ATGGAAAATACATCAGTAGTTACCTCCTTCATACTGACAGCGTACAAAGAAATGGAAGATCTAAAATATTTCTACTTCACTGTATTCTTTCTGCTTTACCTCCTAACGTTATGTTTAAACATACTTATCATTGGAGTGATTTACTCTGAGAAAAGTCTGCATGAACCCATGTACATCTTTGTGTGCAACCTTGCAGTGAATGAAATGTATGGGAGCACTTCATTAATCCCTTCCATTCTTGGTCGACTGATATCTTCCTCACAAGAAATCTCTCTGGGACTCTGTTTGGCACAGATTTACTGTTTGCACACGTATGGTATTGTTGAGTTCTCTGTTTTAGCAATCATGAGCTATGACAGGTACATTGCAATATGTCACCCGTTACATTACCGCATAATGATGTCTTCTGAAAAAATAAGTTTCCTTATTGCTTTTTCCTGGATTTATCCCTTCTCTGCTTTTGGCATGTGTTTTATCTTAACAGCTAAACTTACTTTCTGTAGCAGGTACATTCCTAAagtttactgtatgaattttgCATTAGTAAAACTGTCATGCTTCGATACTTCTGTTCATAATATTATTGGCCTGATCACAACAGTTTTATTTGTCCTTCCTCCACTCCTGATGGTATTGTTTTCCTATGCACAAATTCTCAGAATCTGCCTGCTTGTCTCCAAAGAATCTCGTATCAAAGCTTTGCGAACTTGCACTCCTCACCTCCTAGCTGTTCTCAATTACTCCATCGGAGTCCtttttgaaattattcaaaACCGTTTCAACATGAGCTATTTACCTTCCACTTCACGTATGTTCATGTCTGTTTACTTCCTTGTATTTCCTCCTTTGTTAAACCCTGCAATTTATGGACTGAGTGTTCAAAGC GTGGCACAGGACAATGTAACTGGAGTAAAGAAGAGTCAGCTGGATGGAGGGTAG